The Parasteatoda tepidariorum isolate YZ-2023 chromosome X2, CAS_Ptep_4.0, whole genome shotgun sequence genome includes a region encoding these proteins:
- the LOC107440908 gene encoding uncharacterized protein — protein MRFVNSKGVETNCSSSYTIWSTGSLQAPTILKTIQNPNGAEVSCLTDELSSLYSLDSVSPSQKRKILDCEKGEYDERYCKMQRKKLLQRVAAKANLVIDDEASDDEEDEIYEQMDWIERESDGGNMFTWDSSDEEEDDDSFEEIIPNSPVLFVPRSKWKEERRRLLRISMAKIRRVEDPESYLRRSVLINNTVKRLQKDVAMSVACHSDASTSSVHVNFAYQNEGHNSWQSESANSNLLKPQIRDPSFGVDYSASLLNGETVVRYDDQSAHPDLSSNPVQFHLAFASSFFSDKDFDVSRHEITHSTTFNRNLTEEQKLLNDSISPFVLKQPSPMHLFSSQPCGLQYRSHVQDEDSADEYSESSSTSSILDSVVYHSLVASLET, from the exons ATGCGTTTTGTAAACAGCAAAGGCGTTGAAACGAATTGTAGTTCATCTTACACTATTTGGAGCACTGGAAGTTTGCAAGCGCctactattttgaaaacaattcaaaatccTAATG GAGCTGAAGTGTCCTGCCTTACTGATGAATTATCTAGCCTATATTCACTTGATTCTGTATCCCCAtctcaaaaaagaaagatattagaTTGTGAAAAAGGAGAGTATGATGAAAGATATTGTAAAATGCAGAGGAAGAAGTTGCTACAAAGAGTCGCAGCTAAAGCTAATTTAGTTATAGATGATGAAGCCTCAGATGATGAAGAAGATGAGATTTATGAACAAATGGATTGGATTGAGAGAGAAAGTGATGGTGGAAATATGTTTACTTGGGATAGCAGTGATGAAGAAGAGGATGATGActcttttgaagaaataatcCCTAATTCCCCTGTTCTATTTGTACCCCGCTCGAAATGGAAAGAAGAAAGACGCAGATTACTTCGAATTTCTATGGCTAAAATTCGCAGAGTGGAAGATCCCGAATCTTACCTCCGACGTTCCGTCCTCATTAACAACACCGTGAAAAGACTCCAGAAAGATGTAGCAATGAGTGTGGCATGTCATTCTGATGCTTCTACTTCATCAGttcatgttaattttgcttatcAGAATGAAGGCCACAACAGTTGGCAGTCTGAAAGTGCCAATTCCAATCTTTTGAAGCCCCAAATTCGAGATCCATCGTTTGGTGTAGACTATTCTGCTTCGTTGCTAAATGGTGAAACGGTGGTTCGGTACGATGATCAATCAGCTCACCCAGACTTGTCTTCTAATCCTGTCCAATTTCATCTTGCTTTTGCTTCGTCTTTCTTTTCTGACAAAGATTTTGATGTTTCCCGTCATGAAATAACGCACAGCACAACTTTTAATAGGAATCTTACTGAAGAGCAGAAGTTGTTGAATGATTCAATATCgccatttgttttaaaacaaccATCTCCTATGCATCTATTTTCATCCCAACCTTGTGGTTTGCAATATAGAAGCCATGTCCAAGATGAAGATTCTGCTGATGAATATAGTGAATCTTCTAGTACGTCCTCCATATTAGATTCTGTTGTGTATCACAGTCTTGTTGCCTCTTTGGAAACATAG